The proteins below are encoded in one region of Chloroflexota bacterium:
- a CDS encoding DUF1801 domain-containing protein, whose translation MAGKSSSEPKKAAKKSLPRSADGKVVLLSGGNPQIAKADGDAPVQKYIAYMPGWKSDLGRRLDSVIEREVPNVQKCVRWNSPFYGVEGMGWFLNVHVFTRYVKVTFFQGAALRPLPPGSGKDPDARWIDIYEDAFDEEQFAEWVRQAAVIPGWDLR comes from the coding sequence ATGGCCGGCAAGTCGTCCAGTGAGCCCAAGAAAGCCGCCAAGAAGTCGTTACCCAGGTCCGCTGACGGCAAGGTAGTCCTGCTTTCCGGCGGCAATCCGCAAATCGCCAAGGCCGACGGTGACGCCCCCGTGCAGAAGTACATTGCGTATATGCCGGGCTGGAAGAGCGACCTGGGTCGTCGCCTCGACTCGGTCATCGAACGCGAGGTGCCGAACGTGCAAAAGTGCGTGCGCTGGAACTCGCCCTTCTATGGCGTGGAGGGCATGGGCTGGTTTCTGAATGTCCACGTCTTTACCCGCTACGTAAAGGTGACCTTCTTTCAAGGCGCGGCGTTGCGGCCCCTGCCGCCGGGCTCGGGCAAAGACCCGGACGCGCGCTGGATCGACATCTACGAGGATGCTTTCGACGAGGAACAGTTTGCGGAGTGGGTGCGACAGGCGGCAGTGATTCCCGGCTGGGACCTGCGGTGA